The proteins below are encoded in one region of Haloimpatiens massiliensis:
- a CDS encoding TetR/AcrR family transcriptional regulator, which produces MIKKTLQQKRMMSYFIDATNQIIQMDGIENVTIRKVADIAGYNSATLYNYFKNLDHLILFASMKYLREYVENLPEYIKRATNSLDRYFLIWECFCNHSFKRPKIYNLVFFSEFSNTLNDTISEYYSIFPDELADSSLNLNSMLLGNTLYKRTLSIINDCVKDGFISAENVHEINEMSILIYQGMLNKILSKNPPYTVEESINKTLKYFKQIIKSYSK; this is translated from the coding sequence ATGATAAAAAAAACTTTACAACAAAAAAGAATGATGAGCTATTTTATTGATGCAACAAACCAAATAATCCAAATGGATGGTATAGAAAATGTTACTATTCGAAAAGTAGCTGATATAGCAGGATATAATAGCGCCACTTTGTACAACTATTTTAAAAATCTAGACCACCTTATACTATTTGCTTCAATGAAGTATTTAAGAGAATATGTCGAAAACCTTCCAGAATACATAAAAAGAGCAACAAATTCTTTAGATAGGTATTTTTTGATATGGGAGTGTTTTTGTAATCACTCTTTTAAAAGACCTAAAATATACAATTTAGTATTTTTCTCTGAATTCAGTAATACTTTAAATGATACTATATCAGAATACTACTCAATATTTCCTGATGAATTAGCAGATTCATCCTTAAATTTAAACTCCATGCTACTTGGGAATACATTATATAAGAGAACTTTATCTATTATAAATGATTGTGTAAAAGATGGGTTTATATCCGCTGAAAATGTACATGAAATAAATGAAATGTCTATTTTAATATATCAAGGCATGCTTAATAAAATATTAAGTAAGAATCCACCTTATACCGTAGAAGAAAGTATAAATAAAACTCTAAAATATTTTAAACAAATAATAAAATCTTATTCCAAATAA